CTGGTGTTCTAAGTTACATACCAACAATTGTTCAATTTGTTTATAACAGTTCATGGGAGTGCTTCAAGTTCTAGCATAAATTGGAATTTCCAATTTATGCCAAATTCTGTCGTTGAACCTCAGTCACAGGAATGCTTTTTCCGCTTAGCTTTCATGACTGCAGCTTTCTAAGGAACATGTCATCATTTTGCAAATTATGCCAAAACTTCCAAAAGAGGCTTCAGCTACTTGAAtagctttaaaaaaatactttaaagTAATAGTCATTAAGAAGGGAAGCACTGTCTTGATAAAGTTGGTTCAGAGTAGGCCTGGGTTTAATCACTGCAACAGGGATGTTTGTGGTCAAAGCTAAGCAGCACAGCCCTGAGATCCTCTTTTTATGCAAGAAATCTAGCAAAGTAGCAATAGATTCCAAAGCACACCCCAATCAAATTTACACTAGTATTGACATTTTCTTTGGTGTCAAAGAGAGCCAAGTAAGTATTTGCAGAATTAAAAGCACTGCAAGAAATGAAGTGGCCAGCAAGCATACGATATCCACCCATATCAGTAGGAGAAGCTGAACTATCCTGCAACTAATTTCCAGAAAAGGCTAGTTTAAAATCACTGATGTATCAGTAACGACTGGTACTGGCCATGATGTATCCAAACAAAAGTGGGTAGCTGTGCTTCTTTGTAAGAGATTGGAAGGAAGTCTTTAGGGCAACCACATACCAACTGCATTCAGACACCAAACAGTTCTTTAAAATAGAGCGAGCTATGCACATTCCCAGGAAGGACAAAATCATCACTGCTTCTCAAGACTCTTCTGTACCAGCACTACACCCATAACTAGTGCAAAAGTTTTAATGCTATCATAAAAGTAGGAGGGTAGATTACAAGGGCTATCACCATTGTTGAACATTACCTATATAGATATGCTTATCTATATGTCTGGTGTTTTGAAAGAAAAAGACTGGGTGAAAGATTGTGTCCTAAACCAATAGTTGGGAAGGGAAGCAATGCCATACAGCTTAGAAATGGTTCAAACCAGCATTGATTTAATCATGGCAGTAATATTTCCAGATGGAGAACCCATCTTGGATATTGTTGGGTTCAGAAACATTTAAGCCTACTCAGCCATTCATTATACTGAGAACCTTCTTCAATATGAAGAGGTTCCAAGAAGTCGTTCCTCCAAACATCAATAATGCAACTCCTAATGTAATGAGAGATCAGTAGCACAATGCACATGGGGAAAGTGAGAACAAAGAGCAGAGTAGCCAGAGCACTGTCTCAGACAACTCAACATCAATAGATCCTACCAGAAGGAGGATATTACTATATCTtccctggaattttttttaaactatcacTACGGGCATGAGAGGGATGATGAGTATTTTATGAACAGATACCTCACATACTATTGTTTTTAAATTAGTTTTTCCCTCAATCTCTACTAGTTTGCAGAATTGGCTTTGTTGGCCTATTAAAATATACACAATTTGTAGGCCATAAATTAATGGTTAGAAATTGTACAAAAGCACCAACTATAGCAGTTTCATTGGGTTTACCTTCTTGACGCTCATTCATACCTTAAATTCAGAGGGCAGACCTCAGCCAAATCAAATAATTCTAGACATGAACATTTTCCCCCATGTGGTAAAACTGTAGGTGCCACCAGGCAGTAAACAGCAAGGGTATCATTTAACAAAGGATGATTTACATGGGCAATCATGAGGTGCAATGTACTTTTTAAGGACATgtttttttgggggagaaaagTTTAGATGCTTGTTGGTTTAAGAAAATGTCCACTATCTGCCAAGAACAGATGGTAAATATGCATTTTCACCTTTTGACAGTGTTGCAATTTCAAACCTGGACTCCACCCGAGGTGCAAAggcgcacttttttttttatatccCACTTGGATTATTACTCAAATTGCCTCTCGAGCAGGCTCAACATTTTTCTTGGAACAATTGTTCAGAGTTTTTGGATTTTACGAGGCAATGGCCTAAGGTGCCTCGCATGAATGCTTAATACAGGATTTATTTGGTTCTATAAATCTCAAAACAACTTGAAGATGGTAATTTTTAAATCATCTCGACATCCATCACTTCAGGCCTGAGGTGGACATCCAACAAAAGTCACTAATGACCCCATTTTCTTTGGTTTGGCAAGGGAGAAGCTTCTCTCATTAAGTTGTTTCCTTGAATTTTAATGAATTTGGCACTTAAGAGTGAAGGATGTCaatgctgaggaatggaacaaTTTTTTGACATTCCACTGAGCATGCCCACAGTCAAGCAGAGcatagacagatgcaaagtaaagttccctctactctgCTTAAACGAGGTGCTTTAATTCTAATTTTTCCTACCAGTCACTTTTGCAGTTAGTCAAAATCTCAAATGATTTTATATGAAACTAGTAAGCTCCACTCATACTTGGGAACAGGGAGAGGCCCAACATTATTGATGAGCAACACAAATCTGCTTTGTTCTGCATGACCATAATTGCTAAAATACTGTAATAGGCCTCAGTAGAATTACACTGTTAGAACTTATCTGTACCTCATGGATGTGTGGAGCATTAGTAGTGACTGTGACCATATTTTTCCACTTGTCTTTATCCAACGCTACTGGGCTGTTGTGGTTAGAAGAATCAAAGCTACCAGTAGGATTTAATTGATCTGCACCTACTGTTTGCTTGCACTTCAGTCGAAATCACTTGAGCAAGATGTCCAATAAATCTTCCTGTGTTGAGATGCATTTTGGTTAACTGGCTCAATGTACAGTTGCCAATACAAGCTACCTGGATCTAGATGATTATGGAGAACAGTCCAGCCAGAGAGATTCATGTACAACTAtccggaaagattgaacaagctggggctcgtttctctagaaaagaaaagacagaGGTGACCTCGTAgtggtctttaaaattctgaaggggtttgatagggtagatgtagagaagatatttccattgtagggggggggggggggaaagagggactcCAAAACTAGGGGCGATAAATACAAGAtcgtcactaacaaatccaataaggaattcaggagaaacttctttactcagtggtgagaatgtggaactcgctaccatatggagtggttgaggcgaatagcatagatgcatttaaggggaagctagataagtacatgggggagaaaagaatagagggatatgttgatagggtgagatcaagtaaggtgggaggaggctcatgtagagcataaaacaccagcatagatctgttgggctgaaCAGGCAGTGTCTGCGCTATAAAATGCGATGTACTTTTTCTAGCTACAATGATAAGTTCCAAAGAATGTGGTCTCCATTTCAACGATATTATCAACAGTATTTAGTTGCAGGATTCTCCAAATCCCAGTGGGAGATATTGGCCTAGCAACAGTTGGTACTGTAACTAGAATAGACTGTATTTTTGTTCTCTGTAAAGGAGATTTCGGTAACCCTTGGGCCATTCCCATTCTTTGATCactagcattttttaaaaaaagtttctctgtTATGGAGGGAATCTCGATCAGTTTTAGTTTGTCATAGGTTGAATGCCCCTCAGAGCTGAGTCATTTTTCTTCACAATTATTCATCTGCAAAATGTTGTGAAACTTGGTTAACTATATTCAGTTTAACATTACACTGTTGTTCTCATGCTAACTGTTAATCTTAATACTATGCACTTGGAATAAGGTGCAGTAATTAATTTAGCAAATCATTTCTGGAGCTCTACCTGGTTCTAAGTTGCAAGACTGTTGATTGAGCATCTTTCTGTAAAATGTATCAAACATACCTTGCACATGGTGTCAACTGCTTGCTGTTTTGGGTAGCACTCTGGCATGAGGGAATATTACAACTGACAGAATATAAAGAAATTAAAACTTACTGTTTTATTATGATAGTTATTTGATATGTCAAATTACAAGTGTATGATGTAACAAAATCAGTTACAAACTTATATGCATatttacattatatatatattcaaGAAATGAAGAAGCTACACCCTCATACATTTAAGAAATTACACCTATGGCAGGAGTTATTAAACTAAATTGTACATCACATACTTGGTATCCTTTCAACACAGATAAAAAAATACCTAAAAACAAAATGTAACAAGTACAATTGCAGTTAGATTTAAATGGAGTTTTAAAAATGTACAAGCGAGGCACTTTTTGGAAGTTGGCTGGGTATCAAGCAAATGGCACTAAGCAAACAATAGGCAATATTAGGAAAAAATAAAAAACCCTCTAGGTACTAAGCACTCTGTAGCTTAATGTTTTCTATTAATGTCTCAAATTCTAAAAAGAGCAtagccattaaaaaaaagtaactggAAGTAGAACAAAACAACATGGCAATTCTCAGTGCATTTATGCACTTTCAGTACTCAGAGGGGTCAATTCCTTTACAATTAGAGTTATTAGCATGCCTTTTGGGCTCTTTAAATCCATAAAGCATACATTGCATATAAATTACAGTACATGGCTAGGAGATGTACCATACTTGTTAGTAGTGCCTCATCATTCTAAGATCAAAGTGTACCTATTACAACATACAAAACACTTTGCTTCAGCCAGCAAGTTCTTCTCTTGGGGGTAGTCACACCTTCTTACATTCCACAATACAAGCACTATCAGATCTTTCCTCCAcctccacacctccccccaccccccccaaaagaaaaaataaatcataAAAATAAAAGCAGCTTAAGTATACATTAAGAGTTACTTAATGTTTAACAGtctactggcaagtaaaatactATTTCCAAATTGAGTAGGAAATGGTTTTCATTATGAGAGCAACTTTTTTTGTTTACAAGAAGGGTCTTCATAAGAATAGTTACAAACTCTGATCCCATCTGCACATGGGGAAGGGTGCAAAAGGGAGAAGAAAGGAAGACAAATTTTGATTGAACTTAAAATCCAAACACGATCAGAGCAGAAAGCGAAGCACTTGGTGTGCATGTAAAAATCCACCAGATTTGCGCAGCAGCTCACTTTCACAAAGAAAGTGTACTACAAAAAATGCTTATTCAATCACGAGCAGAGGAACATCGATCCAAAAGCAAAAGGATTAGAAACTTTGAGGCTAAGATTTACTACATACAGCGTGGCAGTTGATGATTCATATCTATATACTGCTAGCTAGGAATATAGGGCTTGCAGAAGAATCTGGCTTCAATTCACTATTCAATCTGTAATCTATATTATGACTATCAGCTCAACATATGGGAAAGTGAAAAGGATTCAGTCAGATTTAGGTATTTCATACTATCCATTTACTGGCAGACTGACAAGCTGACTTACACCACATGTTCTTGACCAGACCCCAGAAGGCAGGAAAACACAAAACCTTTAAGTACTCAAGATCTTCAGGAATTCCTGCACAGAATAAGACTGGGTCCAGATGTCCACATGAAAAGCCACAGTGGATGAAATGTGGAAGCCCGTTGAATCCTTTGAAATCCCATGAATTGAGAGTTTCCTCTCAGAAGATTATGTACTGGATCATAGCATCTGATAGTAACTTTATCTTCCGAACAGTGCGCACTGAATTTTCAGAGTTAGACGTTCTGACCCTAGGACTGAAAAGATTCTTCACTTTAGTTATGCCTGTCTATAAGTAGACATCAATAATTGCAGTTGTCAGAACAGGACAATCAGATCTTTTTCCTCAGGTAGCTTGCAGTCCTTACAAAAGGTTCAGGAAAATTAAGAGCTATTTAATGGAACAGCGGAAATCAGTTTTCCAAAACTTGGACAATGAAAACTTGCAAGTAGAAATACAAATACAATAAGATAAGCAGGGAACCGCAGACAATGTGTGAGTACTCTAAGCGCAATTTAAAATTTATTGAGTTCCCCAATGTGCAGAATACCGATGAAATCAAAGTTCATAAGCATGTGGATGGATTCCTATAATGAAGAATTACACACAACCTTTAAATAGTCAAACAGCAAAATGAAACAGAACTGTCCCCATCACCACACAATTTTCCTAGTGAAGCCATTCTGCTATTAAGTACAAAACTAGaaacaagttcttttttaaaattaagtctCATATCTTTAGCCTCTACTTTTCAATGTGAAATAATACTCAAAGTCGGCTTATGTACAGAATGCTGTCAGTTCATTCCATCTACTCACAGCTGATAAATATCAATGCATTCTAATGTGGAGTATCTTACAAATGGGTTatttatttacatatttaaaaatTAGAACCTGGGCAACCAACTTTACCAACAAAGTCCTAAATTTTAAATGCAATTTTCTTGTGAATAAATATGATAAAATTTAGAAGCATTATATCTCAGGATTAAGATTGCCCTGGCACAACCACAAGGGCTTGATTTTCCCCTCCATAGTCACAGACATGTACATTGGGTACAAAGGTGTGCATAGAAAATGTATAAAAATCAAATGTGCCCTTGTGCactaattaatttaaatattttggttTATTCTACATATTGTTCGACTAGTTATAACCACAGGCTCTGCACAAAGCAAAGAATGTCCCCAActaattataatttttaaaagttgCAAAATAGATAGTTCTATTTTGAGTCCAAGAATTTAATCCATTCAGGCTCAAATTTTCTCCATCtccattgtgtacagtttaagcATGGGTCCTGCAAGTCTAAAATGCACACCCaatgaccacccccccccaccgtgaattTAAAGTCCAACATTTATCTCACCTATGCATACCTATGTACTATAGATAGACATTTAAATATAAACCATGTCCATTTACATGATCCACTCCAGACTGAAAATGTGGATATGCCCGTAAGCATATGTCCAGGGAAATGTAGCACCGAGTGGTTGTTTTAACTAACTAAAAGCATTCACTTAATAATCCCaggataacaaattaaactagcaTAGCTTAGTATTATCATTGCATAAAATATTCTAGAGTACACTTAATTTACAAATTAAACCTGCATTTTTCCAAAATTACATCCACACTGTTTCTGATAGGTTGTACAGACAAAGATAGGTCTGAAATACATGAATTGATTTATACTCTACCCTTTAGATTTTTAATAACATGATTCCCAGTTATTCAATGTTATAAGTCATTTGATATTCTTGGACCACCATCAGAAAACTTGCTGGTTGAGCAAAAATATTAGAAGTGTTTTTAAGAtatctaaaaataaaaatatcCCACTAGCTTGCAATTAGGTtcacatacacacaaaaaaaTCAGAATGTGCTTAATCACCACAATAAAAATCAGTCACTAACTTTTAGgcttcagagaggaagatgaaaAAAAGTTCAAACTGAAGCAAAATCATGTGTGAATAGTAAGCATGCATAttacaattaattaaaaataaaagatgcATCTATGGGTCCATTATATGTcaaaatcttttgtttcttgacaGAAATAAAATGGTATATGGTTTTATTGCGAAGGTACAAGCCATATTTCAAATTTAGTTATATAGAGTTTGACACTTTACATGTATTAAATAATTTTTAATTATTCAGACAGTAAATTCACCTGCACTGCCAGATAAGTGATTCTGTAAATGCACACAGTATGTAAATACTTATTAGAACTAAAGCCTAAAACAAGTTGAAATCTTTCTGAACAAAAATCAAACTGTTACCTAGTGCTTTTAGTCTAATACTCGAGTCTAATCAGTAAAAGCTTCATGTGAGAAACCAGACCCCATAGCCAACTCAATGTACAAAACTGCAAAATGAATCCCTTCTGCATAATCACATACAGTATTCACTGTGAACAGCCAAAAAGCAAAGAACTCTCTGCTTCACAAAACCTTCTAAAGTTAGGCTGTGCCATGCAAAGTATTAGACACGGTGGCCTTATGAAGTGTCACGATCATTTAAAACACACCACTTCTTCTCCTCAAGCTTTGGAAACTTGCACAACTTTGCAATTGGTGCTGGTTTTAAATACCAATGGGCCAAAACCCTCAAGACTCAGGGTTAATGCTGCCTGGAGAGGAACAATTAAGCACAGCTTGGCTCCAGACTGGTCACATCATCCAGCTGCTTTGTGCTTCCCTCCACAACATCCACACATCTCACCACAGTGGTGGCACGCTCTCAGAGGAAGATAGCAGCACATACATGGTGCAATGACAGACAAGGCTATAAGTGCTAGCCATCGCAAACAGAACTTGTCATCACTAGTGTCACACGAGCATGGATCAGAGAAATCTCCCTCAGAGTCCGACATGCAGTGGTAGAGCATACTCTCAGCACACAGCATGCAGCTCACTTGATAAATGCATCTCTTGATGGGGTCTGGAGCATCCTGACACTGTCCTCTCCGGTTCTCCTCATGATTAAACATGTCTCGACAATATATACAACGAGAACGTTCTCCATCCTCTTTCCTTCGCTTGGATTTTTTTGATTTTAGTGAAGGGGATGGCTGTGCTTTGAATACAATAGAACCTTTTGAATCTTTAATGGGATCAGAATCAATCCCTTCCACAGAAGGATATACATAATCGTGTTTTTTAGATTCAGGTTTGAAACACACATATGAGTCTACTTCAGTTTCCAATTCATTTTTTCGTACAATGGGATGTCTGTAGTCTTCATAACCCCTAATCAATATATCCTTTCGAGGATTTATCCTCACTACTTCATCTTCATCCTGAAAACTGACATGCCTAGTTGATTTCAGCATGACCTGAAAGAGATTTAAAGTTTTCTTATTAGAGGAAATCAAAACCGTATAGTTGAATTATAAAACTTCAAGACAAAATCAATTTTTAATAGAAACCAATGCTTAGAATATCTTATCCAGTGGATCAGATAGAACTAATTTTGATAATTCCTTTGTGCAAGCATGGTGATATCTCAGTTACTGGTTGAGGCACTTTATTTGTAGGAGTGAATGAATGAGAGGCCACTaagctttcaggtttcaagaTTCTGAAATTCAAATAAAGTTTGAGAAAATTTACTGTCATTCATCCTCATTATAATAGACTATTAGGAACCCAAACAAATAGTGCTTTGTAAAGATGCACATTAGAGCACAAGCTCACCAAAATTTTCATTTGTGGTGTATTTTTCAATGTAGATAGGTCTTACGCTTTTTCTTACTATATAGATCAGTTCTTCAGGAAATAATGTGCTTTATTCTGGTAAAACGTCCAGATTATGAATGAAACAGTCCAACATTCAGAATTTAATTATGAAAAATTAAATACCTAAAATTCAAAAATACATTATCCATTTTCATCTCCATAAAATGGTTTCACGTTTTAAAATTTCATGTACTGAATCtgaactcctccatgttgaggagCACTTGGAGGAaatactgagggtagcaagggcacagaaagtactctgggtgggggattgcaatgtccatcaccaagagtggctcggtagcaccactactgaccgagctggccaagtcctgaaggacatagctgtcagactgggcctgcgggagGTGgcgagagaaccaacacaagggaaaaacttattttacctcatcctcgccaatctacctgttgcagatgcatcagtccatgacagtattggtaggagtgaccaccgcacagtccttgtggagacgaagtcccatctttacaccgaggacaccatccaacgtgttctgTGGCacaaccactgtgctaaatgggatggattcagaacagttctagcagctcaaatgaagagtgtagaagagcatgccaggagcagcaccaggcgtacctaaaaatgaggtgccaacctggtgaagctacaacacaaggctacatgaatgctaaacagcagaagcagcatgctagggACAGAGCTAAGAGATCCCACAACCAGCGGataagatcaaagctctgcagtcctaccagatccagttgtgaatggtggtggacaattaaacaactaacgggaggagtcgtctctgtgaacatccccatcctcaatgatggcagagcccagcacgtgagtgcaaaagacgaggcaggagcgtttgcaaccatcttcagccagaagtgccgagtggatgatccatctcggcctcctcccgatatccccaccatcacaaaagccagtcttcagctaattcgattcactccacgtgataaagaaacggctgagtgcattggatacagcaaaggcgatagGACCTGACAAcaccctggctgtagtgctgaaggcttgtgctccagaactagccgcgcctctagccaacctGTTTCAGTACGGCTATAACACtcgcatctacctgacaaagtggaaaattgctcaggtatgtcctgtccacaaaaaacaggacaaatccaacctggccaattaccgccccatcagtctactctcaatcatcagccaagtgatgtaaggtgtcgtcgacagtgctatcaaatggcacttactcaccaataatctgctcaccaatgcttagtttgggttccgccaggaccactcggctccagacctcattgcagccttggtccaaacatggacaaaagagctgaatttcagaggtgaggtgagagtgactgcccttgacatcaatgtagtatttgaccgagcgtggcatcaaggagccctagtaaaattgaagttaatgggaatcaggcagaaaactctccagtggctggagtcatacctagcacaaaggaagatgacagtgtttgttggaggccaatcatctcagccccaggatatcactgcagaagttcctcagggcagtgtcctaggcccaaccatcttcagctgcttcatcaatgaccttccctccatcagaagtggggatgtttgctgatgattgcacagtgttcagttccattcgtgacctctcagataatgaagctgtcagtgcctgcatgcagcaagacctgaacaacatccaggcttgggctgaaaagtggcaagtaacatttgcgccacacaagtgccgggcaatgaccatctccaacgagagaatctaactacctccccttgacattcaacggcataaccatcgcagaatccctaccaacaacatcctgagggtcaccattgaccagaaacttaactggaccagccatataaatactgtggctacaagagcaagtcagacgctgagtattctgcaacgagtgactcacctcctgactccctaaagcctttccaccatctacaaggcacaagtcaggagtgtgatggaatactctacacttgtctggatgagtgcagctccaacaacactcaagaagctcgacactatccaggacaaagcagcctgcttgattagcaccccatccaacaccttaaacattaactcgctccaccaccagcgcaccgtggctgcagtgtgtaccatctataagacgcactgcagcaactcgccaaggctttttcgacagcacctcccaaacccgcaacctctaccacctagaaggacaagggcagcaggcacgtgggaacaccatcacctgcacgttcccctccaagtcacaca
The nucleotide sequence above comes from Heptranchias perlo isolate sHepPer1 chromosome 10, sHepPer1.hap1, whole genome shotgun sequence. Encoded proteins:
- the spred1 gene encoding sprouty-related, EVH1 domain-containing protein 1 isoform X1, which gives rise to MSEEANPTDDSYFARVRAVVMTRDDSSGGWVPLGGGGLSCVTVFKVHLDESGCDDFLIHGERLRDKTVVLECALKKDLVYNKVTPIFHHWKIDDKKFGLTFQSPADARAFDRGIRRAIEDLSEAGCQEPFSEAAVPDDGFQPPRENDTNSLIRKERISRHDTVVTNEPCRSCYVRTPPFEEFSSRRLYFPAQQNQVMLKSTRHVSFQDEDEVVRINPRKDILIRGYEDYRHPIVRKNELETEVDSYVCFKPESKKHDYVYPSVEGIDSDPIKDSKGSIVFKAQPSPSLKSKKSKRRKEDGERSRCIYCRDMFNHEENRRGQCQDAPDPIKRCIYQVSCMLCAESMLYHCMSDSEGDFSDPCSCDTSDDKFCLRWLALIALSVIAPCMCCYLPLRACHHCGEMCGCCGGKHKAAG
- the spred1 gene encoding sprouty-related, EVH1 domain-containing protein 1 isoform X2 — its product is MSEEANPTDDSYFARVRAVVMTRDDSSGGWVPLGGGGLSCVTVFKVHLDESGCDDFLIHGERLRDKTVVLECALKKDLVYNKVTPIFHHWKIDDKKFGLTFQSPADARAFDRGIRRAIEDLSEGCQEPFSEAAVPDDGFQPPRENDTNSLIRKERISRHDTVVTNEPCRSCYVRTPPFEEFSSRRLYFPAQQNQVMLKSTRHVSFQDEDEVVRINPRKDILIRGYEDYRHPIVRKNELETEVDSYVCFKPESKKHDYVYPSVEGIDSDPIKDSKGSIVFKAQPSPSLKSKKSKRRKEDGERSRCIYCRDMFNHEENRRGQCQDAPDPIKRCIYQVSCMLCAESMLYHCMSDSEGDFSDPCSCDTSDDKFCLRWLALIALSVIAPCMCCYLPLRACHHCGEMCGCCGGKHKAAG